Within the Rhea pennata isolate bPtePen1 chromosome 19, bPtePen1.pri, whole genome shotgun sequence genome, the region CCGACCCTGCGAGAAGTTGTGACTGAGGTGTTAGGGTTACTGCCCCTGAGCAGTCTGTGGGGCGGCAGCATCCTCACCTGCCTCTTCCCCGCTGTGGAGGCCCCGGGTGCGTGGCTccgggcagagctgcagcttctcTCTCGGCTGTTTCAGGCCAAATTTACTATTATTGTTAAGTAGCAAAGCAATTCATGAGTTATCTCTGCTATAAATCCCAATTAAATTATTGATAGGAGAGTCGCCCTTTTACACAAGTTCTCTGTAAATCCTGGGCCCTGGAGGCTTTCCGGTGCTCGTTCCAGCTAGTTTCCCCCCTCCATAATTAATGCCCTTTTCTGCATTAACTGCTCCCGATGAGAGCGCCGCGGGTCGCAGCTGCTTTCGCTGCAGCACACGGCATCTTACCTGGGAACGGTCTCTACTGCCGAAAAAAGCAGTGCGGTGCTGCTGCGAGCCCCGGGCCGCCGAGCCCACGCAGGCGCTCCTGGCTGCGCTCAGCGTGCCAGCGACCTGGAAAAAAGCCTGCCGCCTGGTTAGGAGGAGCGGGTGAATTCCCGGGAGCAGATCCGGCGGCAGGTGGCTGCCTCCGCACGTGCGCGGGCCGCTGCGCATCTCGCCGAGGCGCCCGCCAGCTGCGCGTTTATTTGGCCGCGTGTCCCCGGACGTTCGGCTCCCTGCGGGAGGGCGGCCGGGCTCTGCAGCAGCCGCGGAGGGACAGAGAGGCGAGGGGCCCTGCGACTGCCGGGTCGCCTTGCTCCAGGCGTCGTGCCCGGGCTGGCGGCAGGAGCAAAGGTGATGGCGAAGGACGGGGTGCACCCGGACGAGCCATCTGGCCCCTGCACAGGCAGCCGGCAGCCTAAGGTGACAATCTGCTCCCGAGCAGGGACACGCAGCGGTGCCAGGGATGAGTCACGGGCCGGCGGCaggccggggccgagccgccccctcccgcccccggTGCTGGGGAGGCACCGGGGCGCCTCTGCGTGCAGCAGAGAGCCCCTCACCAGGCGTCCTGGCTCCCTTGTGCCCTAACACCCCTCTCCTTGGTTCCTTGCAGACCATCCTGGTTGGAGACAGCGGAGTGGGGAAGACGTCTCTGCTCGTCCAGTTTGACCAGGGCAAGTTTATTCCAGGCTCCTTCTCAGCCACCGTGGGCATCGGATTTACAGTAAGAGCCGAGTCTAGCTGACCTTGCCCAGGTTGGGGGAGTGGTTTTCCTTGGGTAAGTGGGGCTAAGTGCCAAACAGTGGGGAAGTTTGATGTGGTGCTGCAGGAAAAATAGTGTAGGAATTGCCATTGGAGGTCACCTCCGGGCTGGTGTGGCCGGGAGCACTTGGCTGTTGGAAGGTGAATGAGCCCTTGGAAACAGCGGGCGTGGGAGGATGGTCCGGATCTGCCTCCGATGTGTTCGCGTTGGAGAGCGAGACGGGGCACTCGCAAAGGGCGGATGGAAACGGCAGGCTCCAGCTCCGGCGCGTCCCCTCGCCCGGCCCTGCGATGGGGCTCTGCCGTTTGGGTGCCGAGACGAAGCGAGGCCGCCTTGCCCCCCAGCGGCTGCGTGAGCCTCCCCCCTGCCCGCTCAGCGCCCTGCAGGAGAGCTCGGCTGCTTCCTGGGGCCCAGCCTGCATCCAGCCCTCAGCTCCGGGCCGTTTCCTGGCCAGAGCGTGACTATATACACTATAAATTCCCCGGCTCCATCTGCGGCACAGAGACAGGACTGGAAATACAGGTTCCAGTTTCTGCACCTCCGGAGGGGCATGGGAAGGTCCAGGCTGGCACAGCGGCGGGGGCGAGCAGCGGTGGCCCCGCTGCACTGGGACGCGTCAGGGCGACGGGCTGGCGCCCCCGGGGCAGATTGGGCGGAGGGGGCCCCAGGCTCCTGCCGGCGATGCCGCGGCCCCCTGCACGGGCGAGCCATGCACCGGGTGGGATTTCGCGGGCCGAGGCCTGGGGCACCGCCGGGGGGTCCCTGGGCATGCGCGGGGTGCGGAGGGGGCGGGTGAGCGTCGCCCCCAGCGCGAGCCGGGCCGAGCGGAGGCGGGCGACCACGGGTGCCCCAGCTCACTTGCAGGCGCCCGGAGAATCAGCCCGCCTCAGCTTTCGGCTTCCGGCTAACGGCAGCCGACGCTTCTTGTTTCGCGCTTCCCTGcgccccagcgccagccccgccgcggggcccagCTCGGCTGGCATTTCACGGCGCAAAGCCTCCGGCGCGGGATGACGGGGGGCGAGTGGTGCGAGCGCGTGCCCGCTTGCAGGGCGCCCCGtctccccgcggcgcccgggggggggggtctgtaGCGCGGGGGCTCGGCCTGCAccccgggcggcagcggggtCCTCCGCTCCCCCGAGCCCAGAGGGACGCGCCAGGGCTCCCGCCTGGCCACGGGGCAGCTACGCGCCCTTCGCCCGCCGGGGCGGTGGGACGCCGGGGCCACCCCGCCGCGGAGCAAAGGCCCCGGCGGTCCccggcggggggctgccggggtGCGGGGGGGAGCTTCGCAGGctcggcctcctcctcctcacccccgCGGCGGGGTAGCAGCACCGGGGCGCCGGCCGCCTtggccgaggaggaggaggaggaggagggcggagggaggaggaaggcgggCCGGGTGGGGCCGCGGTTCCCGCCGGCACTCCGCGACTCCGCTCCGCTGCACCATgagcggccccggcggggcccccgcggcggggagcggggccgcaccggcggggagcggggccgcgccggcgagccccggcccccccgcgccgggcccccgggccgccccgccaggccctccccgccgcgccccgtCGCTGCCGCAGGACTACGAGCTGGCCGGCAAGGTGGGATGCATCGTGGgatccccccgccccgggcctGCGGGGTGCGGGGGGTGTGGGGGAGCGGGGATGGAGCCCCACAGCCCCTCCGGAGGGAGGCTGCAGCTCGGCCCCAGCCAGGGGAGCTCCAGGGGGTTGCAGAGGGGCCCTTGCTCCAGGGGAAACGAGGGTGGGGGTCCTTGCTGCGGGAGATGTGGGGATGGGTTGACCCCTgcgccgggggagggggggatccTTGCCCTGGGTAAGGTGGGATCCTTGCTCCAGGGGAGATGGGGATGGGGGTCCCTGCCCTGGCAGAGGTGGGCATGGGGGTTCCTACCTTGGGGGTCCAGCTGCAGAAGTAGGAGGTCTTGGGTCTCAGCTCAAGGGGTATTgggacccccccaccccaggaaGACCAGCCCGTATCCCCTTCCCCTGGCACAGAGGATGAGTCTCCCACCAGCTGAGGGGGGACGCACCCCTCTGGTGCCACCCCAAGGGCACCACTGGCGTCCAGGCCGGGAGCGCACGTGCTGTcaagccgagccgagccggccCGGGGCCCCACACACCCCCCGCGGCCCCCTCTGCCCTCCAGGCAGGGAGGTGTGGAGCCGCAGGACCGCTCGTCCTCAAGGTCCTTAGGACGCGCGGGACCCAGCCTGACCCACCGCCGGCAGCGTTTGCTGCGAGACTTCCCACCACCTCCCTGAACCACTTGCCAAAGCGGTCCCGGGTGCTTTCGGCTTTTCTAGCTGCTTTTATTCTTTCGACTCTCATGTCTCCATCCTCTTCCCCCTGGCTCCTTTCAAGGGATGGCAGTGAAGGTAAAGTCTTAGgtttaagaagaaaactgttGCCAGCTTGATCTTGAGCGAGCTGGAAGCAAAAGTGAGTGCTGTTGCCAGTCCTCGCCAGCAGCCCGGCCTGGGCAGTAGTGCCACGGGGATGCATCGGACCAACCAGGGGAATTTGCCCAGAGCAAGAGCATTTTCAGGCCCCAAGCTTTGTGCTGGCAGCGGGGCACTTTCTGTGCATCCTTGCTGGTCTGTGCCGAGGATGCACGGGGCTCGCCGCGCAGGTACCGCGGGAGCCGGGCAGCCCGGGTGAGGCCTGTTTGCTTTGCAGGAGTGGAAAACGCACTGTGTTTGCTTTGGTGTCTGCCACAGGCAGGGCCCGGGCGAGGGACAGGGCAGGAGCCCCGGAGGCAGTGGGATTTGCTCACGCAgcggccaggccaggccagcgTGCCAGTCGCCCCGGGCTGGGCGACGGCCGTGCGGAGGTTGGTGTGACGTGGCTGGGGACGTAGGTCCGGCTCTCCAGGAAATCTCCTGGATTTCCTGGCCTGGGGCCACTGGGGCTGTGCAAAGCATCCTGATGGGGACATGCAGCAGAAAGCTGGAACCTGCAGCTTCTCTGCACTGCCGCCCCCAGGGTCAGGAGACATctcctgtctgctgcaggaCCTTCCTCCCCTCTTGCCCTCCccaccttctccttttctttttgctctttctccctctccgGTTGCTGCAaacttctcctcttccctcttgGCTGGCTGCTTGCCTGCATCCCTCTGGGCTCCCGACCACCTCgcagtggggccagctcccGGGGGGCtccccgggcccggcggggtGGACGGGGAGTTGCCAGGGGGACACCAGGGTGCCTCAGCACCGCCCTCGCCGTCCCACCGTCTGCCGACACCGGTGCCCTGCGCCCGCCTTGCAGGTGATGTTACTGGGAGACTCGGGCGTGGGCAAGACCTGCTTCCTGACGCGGTTCAAGGACGGGGCCTTCCTCTCCGGGATGTTCATAGCCACCGTGGGCATAGATTTCCGGGTGAGaccgccgcggctcccggggGTGTTCCCAGCCTCGGGCCCCCAGCGACCTGGTGGCGCGGGCAGCCCAGATGGCTCGGtgccgcgctgccggcggggaCGTGCCACCGGCCACACGGCTGCGAGGACGAAACTCCGACCCCGGAGCGTAACAGCTGCCGGCCGCTCTCCTCGGCATTCACCCCTCTCCTTGACACTGGCCGAACGCCTCGGCTTAGCGTATCCTACCCGCCTGAGCGGGAAGCTGCTTTACAGCCTTGCTAAGGTCGTAAAATCCCCCTTAAACCCCGCTGCGGTGCTCTGTTTACCAAATTTTGGCTGCACTGTCTCTCTGGGGGATATATCGGTTAAACCAGTTGGCTTCTAACAGGAAGTTTGCATCAGAAATGACTCGAGCGGTTCAGCAGGCTCAGCGCCCTCGAGGGGGATCCGTCCCCGGGCAGCGCGCTAGCCGCGGGCTGGCCGACACGCGCTGAACGCTGGCGGCGGGGGACGGCGCTGCCTTTCGAGCCTGCGCTGCAGCTGTGCGGGGTTTCTGGCCACCTCTGCTGCCGCCGTTGCTTGTGGGGAGGGATTGGGGGCTGAGCGAGGGGAGCGGTGCAGCGGGGGCTCGGGGGCAGCGCGAGGGGGGTTCGTTTCGGAGAGGACCCGTAGCTTGTCCTTCCAGTAAATtcatgaaggaaggaaaaactgcCGGTTCCCATCAGCCCAACGTCGGCGGCCTCGGGAGCGTTTTGAGCTTGTCCATACCCGCCCTGCTTAGTGCAAATGTTCCGTAATTCAACTTACCTCTTTCTCACAGGAGGTAATTTCCAGAGTATCCTAAGACACCTTTTTGTCTCATTCAGCCCATTTCCTGAGCTAACCCTTAAGTTTCACATGAGctgaatttctctttcaaatcaTTCCAGACAACCAGATTATTTATACAAGTCTCTTTCCAGAACAGTCCCTCCAAGCAGCGTTATTTAAAATCCCCCTTGAGCAGCCCGTGCTTCTCTCTTCACCGCCCGTCGGAGGGAAGTCCCTGGGTTTCGCAGTTTGGCGCAGCGGTTGCTCAACCCTTCTCAGATAACTGCGTTCCCCGCTGATGCCCGGACCTTGCCGATGCCCAATGCATTTTTGCGTCCCCAGCCCGGCTGCGGGATCGGATGGCCCCGATGCGCGGGGGACAAACCGCCCGGCGTTCCCGTAACCACAGGGATTTCTCCGTTAAGTGCTGTATGGAGGTGCCTGCTTCTCGCAGCCCCATGTTGCAGCACTTGCAGCTGCGCTTGCGAGGAGCAGCTCGTTCCAAGGCTGCCAGGGACAGGCAAGGGAGAGGGAACGTGAGCTGGACAACCCGCATCTCCCGTGGGCATCACCAAGGCACCTCTCAGCATCTGAAGGCCTTAAATTGCTGAAAGTGGCCAAAACTTTTAGTGCAGCTGTTAGTCCCTTCGGCGCAGGCATGGTCTGGAGGTCTCCGTGCGGAGAGGTGGGGGCTTCTGTGCTGGTCTGGGCTCTGCCGCCTCTCCCGGCTCATGCAAGAGCCTCGTACTGGGTGTGTTATCGTGGGGGCAGGTCCCTGCCGCCAGTGCTGGACATGCTGGTTTTCCAGCAAAAGGCAAACGGAGTGGGGAGCTTTTCTCGCTTGCCGATGCTCAAAGCTGCCTCCCACGGGCTGCCTGCCCCCAGCTCCTCGGGTGCCTCCGGCTTGTCCGTGGGCAGCGAGAAGCAGAAATCCTGCGGCGTTACCCGCTCGGCTTCAGCGCTTCTGTTGGTGTGTTCACCAAGTGCccaggctggaaaaaaaagctacgGGTTCCTCCGAACACCCAGCAAGGGCCCAGGCGAGCTTTATGCTGGGCAAACATCGTAAAaacacagggttgcatctagcTGATGCAAACCAGCCCAGCCaagcggccccggcgggcgaGGGCAGGGCCGCGGGAGCCCGGGCCGCGCTTCCCGCTGACGGGCGCCGTATCCTCCTCTTCCGCAGAACAAAGTGGTGGCCGTGGACGGCGTGAAAGTGAAGCTGCAGGTGAGTTGGGGAGCGGGCAGGCTATTTGTAGCAGAGCTGCCCCGAAACCAGCCTCGTCCCCGGGGAGCGGGGTGCTGCCCCTCACCCCCCTCCGGGGCCGTGCCTCGGCAGATCTGGGACACGGCGGGACAGGAGCGCTTCCGCAGCGTCACCCACGCCTACTACAGAGACGCCCAAGGTGGGTCAGGGGCCGGCGGGACCCGCCGGAGCTTTTCCCCATGGCAATTCCCGCTGCCTCTCTGCCCTTCCAGCCTTGCTCCTGCTCTACGACATCACCAGCAAGCTCTCCTTCGACAACATCCGCGTGAGTACCCGGCGCTCTCCCGGCGCCCTGCGCGGGCTGGCAGCGCCTTTCTCACCGGGGCTCAGGGACCTCTGTTCCCCACGTGGCTTTTCGGGGCGCTCGGGTCAGTTTTAGGCCTGT harbors:
- the RAB37 gene encoding ras-related protein Rab-37 isoform X1, producing the protein MGTCSRKLEPAASLHCRPQGQETSPVCCRTFLPSCPPHLLLFFLLFLPLRLLQTSPLPSWLAACLHPSGLPTTSQWGQLPGGSPGPAGWTGSCQGDTRVPQHRPRRPTVCRHRCPAPALQVMLLGDSGVGKTCFLTRFKDGAFLSGMFIATVGIDFRNKVVAVDGVKVKLQIWDTAGQERFRSVTHAYYRDAQALLLLYDITSKLSFDNIRAWLTEIHEYAQRDVVIMLLGNKADMSGERAVRMEDGASLAREYGVPFLETSAKTGMNVELAFLAVAKELKQRAAQRPGEPRFQIHRYVESQKKRSSCCALA